The DNA segment GAGCGGGTACACCTACGCGATCCTCTGTCAGCCGCGGTCGGCCAATCGCGTGCTTTGGGGCGAGTATTCGTCGGCGTCGAGTCAGCCGAATCTGACGATGAGCGTTGTGGCGCCGGGGAATTCGGTGCGGGTGTATCGCCGATCGGATGCGGGCGTGGAGCTGACGAATGTGACGGCCAGCGCCGCCGTTTTGCCGGGGTATCACCTCATCGTCCTGGCTGTACGCGGATCGAGCGCGGAAATATGGGTCGACGGCAAGCTCGACACGGCGTTCACGATGAACACCACCACGATCTCGGTGGACAGGATCGCGTTCGGCGCTTCGGGCTCGACGACGTTTCGCGGCGAGATGGTGATGGCGGCCCGATGGCGGATCGGGCTGACGGCTTCGATGATCCGCCGCCTGAATGCCGACCCGTTCGCCATGCTCCGTCCCCGCCGCGATACGGTGATACGTCGCGTCATCGCCATGTCCGGCATTGCCGGGCCGACGGATCAAGGCGCGACGCTCACGCAGTCCGCCGACGCGGCCTTCCCCAATCGGCCGCGATCCGGCGGCGTCGGGCTGAAGGTCGAATTGGTCGTCGGCACGGCGGGGCAGTACCTGGCGAAAGATCTCATCGAGCCGCGCCGGCGATTGTTCACGCGCGTCCTGTTCAATCCCGCCACGCTCTCGGATGGCTCGGTGACGCTGCTGCGCGGCGTCGACGAAAGCGACGACGAAACACTGCGCGTCTCATATGCATCGTCCTCCCGCACCATCACATTGTCGCTCGCCGGCGGAGCGACGCTCTGGGGCACGCTGCCGCAAACGCTCGACTGGCATTGCATCGAGTGCGGCATCGATGCCGACGCGGGGCATGCCGAACTCTGGCTCAACGGGCGTTCCATCGATGACTACGACGGCGATATGGACACGCTCGAAACCCGGACGATGTGGATCGGCGCAACATCGAAATCCGTGGCGGCGATCGGCGAATGCTATCTCGACGAATGGGTCATCGCCGATGCCTATATCGGACCTGTGCGTGTCGAGCCGGTGAGCGAACATGCGGACGATCCCGCGCGGTGGTTGGTCGTCTACAACGCGGCCAGCGCCGATTCGATCGCATGGGCGCAGTCGTATCGAGCCGCCCGCGCGGTGCCGTATTCGAATCTGCTGGGCCTGAGTCTGCCGGCGACGGAGCAGGTGACGCAAGCGCAGTTCGAGTCAATGCGGGACGCCATTGCGGACTACCTCGCGTTCAACGGCATGAACGACATCATCCTCGGCATCCTTCTGGGGCATGACGTGCCGGGCATGTACACGCGCAGCGACGGCGCCGCGGAAGCCATCGCCGGTCAGCTTCATCGCGTCGATGGTCTGACCACGGAGATCAGCAATCCGCTGGCGCCGCTGGCGGACGAGGATGAATTGATTCGCCCGACACAGGCCAATCTCGCCGGTCATCGACTGACCGCGCGGATCGACAGCCCGACGCTGACGCAGAGTATCGCGCTGACGACGCGAGCGTTGAACGTCGCCGCGAGCGTGCTCAATGATGAGGACGGCAGACTTTGGCTCGATCCCTACGGTCCGACCGGCAGCTTGTATGACCTGCGGCGCGAGCAGATGGCGACCTGGGCCGGGAGCATCGATCGTCAATTGCTTCGCCTGCCGCTCGTACTCTCGGCTGACAGCGATCCGGGTGTGGATGTGCAGTTCGACGAAATCAGCGGCGACGCATTTTTCTGGGGTTGGGAGCAGGCGACCGCGCCGGCGGGGTTCTTCGCCGAGCCGGCGGGCCGGCGCGTGCTGAGCGTTCAGTTGAGCTTCAATCACGCCACGGCTTCAACATTGCGCGACGCGGGCGACGACAACTGGGCGATAGCGGCGGTCCAAGCGGGATATGCGGCGGCGGGGGGGAGCAGTCGCAGCTACACGGCTTCGGGCGTCCCGCGCATCGGGCCGTTCTTTGAGGCGATGCGGAACGGATGGACGCTTGCGGAGGCGTGGTTCGCGGCCAGCCCGGTGCTGCGATGCGGACTCATGCTCGTGGGCGATCCGTTGATGACGGTCATGACACCGCGCGCGGGATGGAATGTCTACGGTCCGTTCGCGACATGGACGGACGTCGACACGACGATTCCGACGGCGGCCCTTCGATCAACAGAGCGAAGCATCGCACTCGCCGCCGCCGATCAACTCGCCGATGGCGAACAAGGGCTGTACCTGTTACGGGCGATTGACGCGATGGGACGATCGGAAGCGGGGTTCACAGCCGTTTCAGTCCAGCGCATCGGCGACGAACTCGCGCCGCTGCCGACGGCGCCCGTATGGCCCGTCGCGCCGGGTTGGGGCGCGGTGCAGCAGGGGCACGCCTGGCGCCTCACCGCGGCATGGGCGGACCGCTTCGAGCGAATGAATGTGGCGCGCGTCGAGCTGGTGCGTCAGGCGATGGGTGAAGCTCCGGCGACCGTGGTTTGGCAAGTCGTCGATCCGCACGCTCGCGCCATCGAGTTGGTCGATTCGCCGGCTCATGACGTGACGCGATATCGGCTGCGGGCGGTGTCGTCGCAAGAGGCGGCGATCGAATCGCCATGGTCCGCATGGCTGACGCTCGCGTCGGACGAAACACGAACGATTGTGCATGTGTAAGGGAGACGATCGATGGCATTTGCGTCGGCGACATTGCAGGCATCTTTGAACGGATCGGCGGCGGCCTCGGCGGCGGGCGTGCCGCTGGTCTTTGTCGATGGGCAACCCGACCTTGAATTGTCGGTCGAGCGATTCACGCAGATCGGCCCGCTCGATGTGCGAAGCGCCTCGCTGCTTCTGCGGCGCGACGAGGCGGGGTATGAACAAGCCGAACTGGAACGGGCGCGTCGACGCATGGGCCGGCCGGTGATGATCGCGATGCCCGTGTGCATTGCCGGCGGCGCCGCCCGCCTGTTGCCATTGATGCAGGGTCGGATCACGTCGATCGCTCAGCGGCTCGATCGCGCGACGGATCAAATGACCCTCAATGCCGTATGCGGCTGGCATGCGCTGCTCGACGAGCCGATCGACACGGACACATGGAACGCACCGCTCACGCTGCGGCAAGCGATTGATGCGATCAACGAACGCACCGGCGTCGACCTGACGGCTGATCTGATTCCGCCGGAAGCGCTCGCGCGGCCGGCGGGGGGATCGCACGGGGCGCCCGCGACGATTGGGGCATGGATCGAGAGATTGTGTCGAACGCACCACACGCATGTGCGGCGGATGCTGCGTTGGGACGGGCATCGCATCGTCGAGCGGCGCGAACTCCGATTGAATGTACACGGCCGACCCATTCGGCTATTGACGACTCAGATGGCCAATCCCGCGGGAGCGACGCATGCGATCCGAGCCGTAATGCCGCTCGACCGGCCGGTCAAGCTCATCGCCCTTGCGGCGGGCCAGCGCGTCGAGTCCACCTTCGACCTCTTCGGCGGATGGAACCCCGCGCTCGAATCGGCGGCGGACGAGAGCTACACGCGATCGGCCAGCAGCGACTTCGATACCTATGCGAATGTCTTTCGGCTCTGGGTGCTCAATGAGGACGGGGCTTTTGCCGGACCGGCATTCGACCTCACCGCGTTCTTCGACGAGGGCCGTTCGATCCCGGCGACGCCGGTGCGATTCGTCAATGCGCTGACCATGGATGATGCGGGGCGCAGTATCGGCGTCGCTGCGGAAGTCAGCGTCGACGGCGGCGCGACATGGGCACGATACGCCGGCCACGCGCAAATCCTTCCCGAACGCGCGGCGGTCTACTTCGATGACGACGCCTTGCCGGCGGCGTTTCTAGCGGCCTGCAAGTCCGGGTCGGCGCGCGTACGCGTCACTGCATCGCTGACCAATCCGCTGGCGACCGAAACGACCCGATGGGTCGGCAATCCGTTCGCGGGATCGTTCACGACGAAGCGATTCGATGTGAGCGCCGACTTCGCGTATCAGCGGGTCGCGCCGTCGAGTCGGCATTACGACGAAGTGCGCCACGGCGACCGATCGGCGGACGAGCGCGATGACCGCGCCAAGCTGTCGAGCTTGCTGGCGGAAAGAGCGGGGGAGCTGTCACGCGAACCGGCGCAGGCGGTCATCGATCTGGTCGGACCCATGCTCTCGCTCCGCATCGGCGACCAACTCGACGACGTCAACGGGCGGATCGGGCTGGTGCTGATGCGATGCGAGCACCGGTTTGATGCGGGTCTGAGCGAGACGACCTGGCGAAGGGAGGCGGAAGGATGATCGAGTCGCTGGTGCAATTCGGCGTGGCGGGGTTGATGGGGACGTTGTGGGTGTGGGAGCGGATGTACAGCCGCAAACGGGAGACGCAGCTCAGCGAGTCGCATGATCGGCTCATGGAGCAGAACCACGAATTGAGCGAGCTGATTCAGCTTGTCCGTCAGAACACCGAGGCCGTGGTCGGCTTCGAGCAGGCGCAGAAACGCATGTGTGACTTATTGGAGGGCATGGCAAATGAAATGCGCAAAGCGAATCGTGCCGCTTAACGCGGCGGCGTGGCTGATCGTGATGGTATTGATGCTCGGCGGATGCGCCACGCCGCCGTCGGTTCCGCTGCTGGTCGAGGTCGCGCAGAAGACAATCGCGGATGAGCGGAAGCATCTGGATGAAGATCAGGCGCGGAATAGCGCGTGGTACGAGCAGGAGCGTGCGTCGCTGGAGGCGGGGTACGAAGCGGACCTGGCGGCGCATCCGCAGATCGACAAGGACTGGGTGCTGGCGGGGACGCGCGTCTATGTGACGGCGCGCGAAGCGCTTGTTGAACACGAAGCGCGCTCGGCTGAGCAGATCCGCACGCGGGCGCGGAACCTGACGCTCGCAAGCGAAGCATTGGATCGGGCGCTGTCGGTGCTTCAGCAGCGTGAGATGCTTTTGTGGGACGCGCCGCAGTTGCGGGCGTGGATCGCGGCACAGAGTTCCCCCAACCCTTGATGGAGTATGATCCATGAGCGAACTGAACATGACGGAATTGCGCGACCTGGTGGAGCAGCGGCTGGAGACGCGATGGAACGAGTTTACGGAGGAGCATCCGAATCTCGCGGCGGCGATCGATCGTGTGCATCTGATCGAATCGAGCGTGGAGCACCTGTCGGAGGACCCGGACTACCGGGCGGCCCTGGATGCGGCGACGACGGACGAATCGATGCTCAACGAAGCGGCCGCGGCGATCGACATCGTCGATCGATGGGTGGCGCGGCTTCTGGGGATTTGATGAAGCGGGCGGCGGATCGTATCGTATTTTCATGATGCGATCCGCCGCTCTATTCGTCCTCGTGCTCGCGTCCGCACTTTTGCCGGGCTGCGGAGGCGTCGGATTCAAGGGCGGCCCGACCGCGACGGCCGGGCCGGGAAATGACTGGCCTTTCATCCCCACATCCATGCGCGTGCATCCGTTCACCTCGCTGGAGATCAACGAGTCGGAAGGCGGCATGATTCTCGAAGTGCGGATGGAGCTGCTTGATCAACTTGGCGATCCGACGAAAGGCGTGGGCGATTTTCGATTTGAGCTGTACGCCTCGCCCAGCACCGCGTCGCGCGAGGGGCAGGAGAAGCGGCTGTTCTTCTGGGAAGCGCCGATGACGACGCTGGAGCAGAATCGCCAGCACTACGATCCGATCACGCGCACCTACGCCTTCAACCTCCGCATGCCCGATGCTCCGCCGGCCAACGAGAAGCTCAAGCTCGTCGTGCAGTTCACCGATGCGCGGGGCCATCGGCTTGTCGTTCAATCACCACTAAGCGTCGGCGCCCACCGCAAGGTTGCCCCGCCGGCCCCTTGAGATTTATGCTTCAATGAGCCCGCGCACGCGATCGATGAGCTGCTGCGCGGCGGCGGGCTGAGGCGCTTCGGCGATGATCCGCATGATCGGCTCCGTGTTGGAGGAGCGCACATGCACCCACGCATCCGCCAGATCGATGCGGATGCCGTCCTGCAAATCGATGCGTTCGCCGGTGAAGGCGCGTTCGAGCCGGGCGATGGCGCGGTCGGCCATGCCCTCCTGAATCGGCTGCTTGAATTTGACGATCGCATACGCCGGGATTTCCGCAGCGACCTGCGAGAGCGACTTGCCCGTCACGGCGAGCTGCTCAAGCACGAGCGCCGCTCCGGCGAGACTGTCGCGGACATGGATCACCTTCGGCCAGATGATTCCGCCGTTGCCTTCGCCGCCGATGACGCATCGCTGCTGGCGCATCATCGACGCGACATGCGCCTCGCCGACCGGCGTACGGTGCACCATGCAGCCGAACCGCGCGGCGATGTCGTCGATCATGCGCGAGGTCGACAGATTGGCGGCGACCGGGCCGGGCGTACGGCCGAGCACATGAAGCGTGCAAAGCGCCAGCGTGTATTCCTCGCCGATGTACCGGCCGGTTTCATCCACCAGCGCGAGCCGATCGGCGTCCGGATCCTGCGCCAGACCGACGTCCGCCTGATGCTCGCGCACCTTCGCCGCCAGCTCGCGGAGGTTCTCCTCGGTCGGTTCGGGTGTGTGCGGGAATCGGCCGGTGGGCTCGCCGTACAGATGAATCAATTCGACATTCAGATGTTTGAGCAGCGTCGCCGTTGCCGGTCCGCCCGCGCCATGCACCGAGTCGAGCACCACCTTGAGCCGCCGCTTGCGGATCGCTTCGACGTCGATATGCGCGAGGATGCGATCAACATGCACCTGATTCGTCGAGTCGTCTTCGTCGAGTGTTTGAATCGCTTCGACGGGCACGTAATCGAGCTGATCGCTGCGGAAGCGGTCGATGATCTGGGCCGCCTGTTCGGGCGGCGGGGCGACGCCGTCGTGGCGCAGCGCCTTGATGCCGTTCCAGATGATCGGGTTATGGGACGCGGTGATGACGATGCCGCCTTGGGCGCGGTGGTGCTCGGTCATGATGGCGACGCTGGGCGTGGTGACGATGCCGAGCGTGGTGACGCGGGATCCGACCGACAGAAGCCCCGCGACAACGGCGTTCTGCACCATCGGGCCCGACGGCCGGCTGTCCCGGCCGACGACGATATGCGGATGCTCCACGCCGGAGGATTTGCGAAGCCAACTGCCGAAGGCGGCACCATAGCGTGCGGCGAGCGGGGGCGTGAGCGATGTGCCGATGAGCCCGCGCAGGCCGCTGATGGACAACATGAGCGTCGAGTCATTCATGAAAGGTTCCTTTGCACCTCGGGAAATTTCATATCTCATCGGGTGATCGCGTCGGATTTCACGATACAAAAGCGCACAACATACGTCCGAAAAAAGTGCCGCATGCGGCGGCGCTGTCGCGGTTAACCATCCTTCGTAAAACGCCGATGCTCATGCAGTCAAGGCACTTTGGGCGCGCTGGGCGTCGATACGAGGATCATACCGGGCGTTGTTGCATGCAGAAAATCAAGACCACCGAGATCAAACAAGGCCAGCGGTTTGAGCATGCGCTGTTCATGTCCAATGGGCAGAAGCTGCTCAACGCCGGCGTGGAGATCACTTCGCGCCACCTGCGCGTCTTCGCCTCGTTAAGCGACAGCCAGTTGTATCTGGCCGATTCGATCGACGAGCTTGTCGCCGAGGGCGTCGTCAAAGCGATCGATCGGGGCGGCATGCGGCTTGGCCAGAAAGCCGATCGCGATGTGCTCGCCGCCGGCGGCACGCTGCTCATCGAACAGGGCCAGGAGATCGAGCAGCATCACATGGATGCGATGAGCGGCGGCGCGTACTCCGCACAGCGCGATCAGGAACTGGAGCAGGCTCGCCTTCGCCGTGATCGGATGGTCATGGCCGACGCCCTGATCGAACAGCTCGAGCAGGATGTGGCGGGCATGAATCTGCGGATCACGCCGCAGGCGACCGACATCTGGCACGACGCGCCGACCGCGGCGACGCAATGGCCGGCGGCGGGCGCGCTGATCGCCGAGCGCGAGGGACATGTGCAGACGATCCGCTCGCTGATGAGCCAGATTGAAGCCGGCATCGCGCCAGCGCCGCAACGGATCACCACGCTTGTCGACGCCCTCTTCGATCGTCTGCTGCTTCATCCCCAGCATGTGACGCAACTGGCCCTTCTGTGTAAGGGCCGCGACAAATATCTGCCGGACCATGCCTTCTGCGTCTGCGTGCTGGCGATGGCCACGGCGGCGCAGCTCAAATGGTCTGAGCAACACGTCAAACAAATCGGGCGCGTCGGCCTGCTCGCCGACGTTGGCATGCTGCTCGTGCCCGAGCGCATCCGGACCGGCGGCTGCGCCCTGACCGAAATCGATCGCGGACGCGTGCAGCGCCATCCCGCGTTCACGCTGGCGCTCCTCGAAAACGTCGACGGGTTTGATCCGGTGATGAAGCTCGCGGCCTTTGAGCATCACGAACGCGAAACCGGCGTCGGATACCCCCGTGGCGTGCGCGGCGACCAGATCTGCGACATGGCCAAAGTGCTCGGTGTCGCCGACGTCTTCGCCGCCGCCGTCAGCTATCGCTCGTACCACGCCTCCAAGCTCCCCTATGTCGTCATGGAGGAACTGATTCGCTCCGCTGCGGCCGGCATCTTCTGCAAACAGTCCATGCGGGCCCTGGTCCAGGCGGCCGGCCTGTTCCCCGTCGGCTCGTATGTCATGCTCAGTAACCGCCGCCTTGCCCACGTCCTCGCCACCAATGTCAAGCAACTCGACCGCCCGATCATTCGCATCCTCAACGATGACGGCCAGCCCACCGAGCACGTCATCGATCTGACGCAGTTTCCGGTCGATAAACTCGCGGTCGCGCGCCCCGCTCCGCCGCCGGCCTCCGCAGCGGCGTGAAGTATTCCGCATCCTCCGCCGCTCGATCATACAACTCGCGCCACACCGCACGCACATCCCCCCGATGTCGCGCGATCAGATCCTCGCAAAGCGCCATGCATGCGTCGGGCGCTGAGTCGATCAACTGCGCCATGAGCTGCGCAAGCAGGGCGGCATGCGTCGATGTCTCGACCAGCGTCGGCAGCAGGCCCGCACGATGCGACGCGATGATCAATCCGCCGGTCGGACGCATTCGCCGCTCCCACGTGCGCCATGCCCATCGCCCCAGCAAATCCGCACCATCAAGCAGCACGACGTCACGCGCCCCGAGCGACTCGACAAGAGGCAACATCGAGCGGACTTCCACCGGCGCCGTGGCGTCATTGATGAAAATACAGCGGACGCGCCATCCATGGCGCCGCAGGTGTTCGGACAACCGATCCAGCAGCGTGGTCTTGCCCGAGCCGTGCGGCCCGACGACCGCACCACGATAATGCATCGCTTCAAGCCGACCAATGATCGCGGGCCATGTCGTGCCGATCGGGCGATAGGTCAGTCGGTCGATGCATTCGCTGCGGAACGGATTGTCGCAGGGGCGCATCATCAGTCGCCGTCCTTCGTGTCGCTCGCCACGACCTCGCGCCCGCCCGGCGCGATCACAAGGTCGATCCGCGTCGATGACTCCGACGGCTCGATCACCGCTTCC comes from the Planctomycetota bacterium genome and includes:
- the glmM gene encoding phosphoglucosamine mutase, whose translation is MRYEISRGAKEPFMNDSTLMLSISGLRGLIGTSLTPPLAARYGAAFGSWLRKSSGVEHPHIVVGRDSRPSGPMVQNAVVAGLLSVGSRVTTLGIVTTPSVAIMTEHHRAQGGIVITASHNPIIWNGIKALRHDGVAPPPEQAAQIIDRFRSDQLDYVPVEAIQTLDEDDSTNQVHVDRILAHIDVEAIRKRRLKVVLDSVHGAGGPATATLLKHLNVELIHLYGEPTGRFPHTPEPTEENLRELAAKVREHQADVGLAQDPDADRLALVDETGRYIGEEYTLALCTLHVLGRTPGPVAANLSTSRMIDDIAARFGCMVHRTPVGEAHVASMMRQQRCVIGGEGNGGIIWPKVIHVRDSLAGAALVLEQLAVTGKSLSQVAAEIPAYAIVKFKQPIQEGMADRAIARLERAFTGERIDLQDGIRIDLADAWVHVRSSNTEPIMRIIAEAPQPAAAQQLIDRVRGLIEA